In Prescottella soli, a genomic segment contains:
- a CDS encoding phosphoribosylaminoimidazolesuccinocarboxamide synthase has translation MRPSLESYSHLAGGKVRDLYTIDDEHLLLVASDRISAYDHVLSTPIPDKGRVLTAMSVFFFEKLGGTNHLAGDPLDERIPEEVLGRALVVRKLNMLPVECVARGYLTGSGLLDYQATGAVCGVELPEGLVEASQLPEPIFTPASKAELGDHDENIDFQAVVDKVGQDLAVKLRDDTLDIYFRAASFARDRGIILADTKFEFGLDADGNLVLADEVLTPDSSRYWPDEGYEPGKVQPSFDKQFVRNWLTSPASGWDRASDTPPPPLPQDIVDATRARYIEAYERISGLSFEDWVG, from the coding sequence GTGCGTCCTTCACTCGAGTCCTACTCCCACCTGGCCGGCGGCAAGGTCCGCGATCTGTACACGATCGACGACGAGCACCTGCTGCTGGTCGCGAGTGACCGGATCTCGGCCTACGACCACGTGCTCTCGACGCCCATCCCGGACAAGGGCCGGGTGCTCACCGCGATGAGCGTGTTCTTCTTCGAGAAGCTCGGCGGCACCAACCACCTCGCGGGCGATCCGCTCGACGAGCGCATCCCCGAGGAGGTCCTCGGACGCGCGCTGGTGGTCCGCAAGCTGAACATGCTCCCGGTCGAGTGCGTGGCCCGCGGCTACCTGACGGGCTCGGGGCTGCTGGACTACCAGGCCACCGGCGCGGTGTGCGGTGTCGAACTCCCCGAGGGTCTGGTCGAGGCCAGCCAGCTGCCCGAGCCGATCTTCACCCCGGCCAGCAAGGCGGAGCTCGGTGATCACGACGAGAACATCGACTTCCAGGCCGTCGTCGACAAGGTCGGCCAGGACCTCGCCGTCAAGCTGCGGGACGACACGCTCGACATCTACTTCCGGGCCGCCAGCTTCGCCCGGGATCGCGGGATCATCCTCGCCGACACCAAGTTCGAGTTCGGACTCGACGCCGACGGCAACCTGGTCCTGGCCGACGAGGTGCTGACGCCGGACTCGTCGCGGTACTGGCCGGACGAGGGCTACGAGCCCGGCAAGGTGCAGCCGAGCTTCGACAAGCAGTTCGTGCGCAACTGGCTCACCAGCCCCGCATCCGGGTGGGACCGTGCGTCGGACACCCCGCCCCCGCCGCTGCCGCAGGACATCGTCGATGCCACTCGCGCCCGGTACATCGAAGCGTACGAGCGCATCTCGGGCCTGTCGTTCGAGGATTGGGTGGGCTGA
- a CDS encoding (2Fe-2S) ferredoxin domain-containing protein, whose translation MNMIRPTRWAIVTAPTDRGDDPRDRLGGALEVLRERHPDIEFRTAVLGGSGPTIAVVLDEAAAAGAAEVVVVSAQTVLDRKIDAWFRRVIGHWLRERSGTPTPDVRIAGPLSDSAGYADMLGAAITGSTAPARTTTAPLTSPAWDEVPGFARHVLVCRGPRCSARGGPETAAALDSTLETRGLGDDDVLVTQTGCMFPCSQAPVVAVYPDNTWYGEMCADRVERFVDEHLVAGRPIVEWQGARRESAILES comes from the coding sequence ATGAACATGATCCGACCCACTCGATGGGCGATCGTCACCGCGCCCACCGACCGCGGTGACGATCCCCGCGATCGACTCGGCGGCGCCCTCGAGGTGCTTCGGGAGCGCCACCCCGACATCGAGTTCCGCACCGCGGTCCTCGGCGGATCCGGTCCGACGATCGCCGTGGTCCTGGACGAAGCCGCCGCCGCGGGCGCAGCCGAGGTCGTCGTGGTGAGCGCGCAGACGGTCCTCGACCGCAAGATCGATGCGTGGTTCCGCCGGGTGATCGGACACTGGCTGCGGGAGCGGTCCGGGACGCCGACCCCGGACGTGCGAATCGCCGGCCCGCTGAGCGACTCGGCCGGCTACGCCGACATGCTCGGCGCCGCGATCACCGGGTCGACCGCGCCCGCGCGGACCACCACCGCTCCCCTGACCTCCCCCGCCTGGGACGAGGTGCCCGGCTTCGCACGGCACGTCCTGGTGTGCCGGGGTCCGCGGTGCTCGGCGCGCGGCGGCCCGGAAACCGCAGCGGCCCTGGACTCGACGCTCGAAACGCGCGGTCTGGGTGACGACGACGTCCTCGTCACCCAGACCGGATGCATGTTCCCGTGCTCTCAGGCACCCGTTGTCGCGGTGTACCCCGACAACACCTGGTACGGCGAGATGTGCGCCGACCGTGTCGAACGGTTCGTGGACGAGCACCTCGTCGCGGGCCGGCCGATCGTCGAGTGGCAGGGCGCTCGGCGGGAATCTGCGATCCTGGAGTCATGA
- a CDS encoding ABC transporter ATP-binding protein: MTHHSPEFRVDDVTWSLDGTTILDAVTCRAPAGQVTGLIGPNGSGKTSLLSAIARLTRPSRGQITIDGQPVKAMNRREFARTVALVEQHSATELELTVEQIVELGVIPHRGGWARPAAVGMADVITESLAMAGISELRHRLWHSLSGGEKQKTQLARAFAQRPCVLLLDEPTNHLDVSASLELLDLIRRRGLTTVAAMHDLNLAAMYCDHLVVLSGGTVVTEGAPEVVLTEELLADVYGLDAIVQPHPRTGRPMVVLCSAAMDVERSSP; encoded by the coding sequence ATGACCCACCACTCGCCGGAGTTCCGCGTCGACGACGTCACGTGGTCGCTGGACGGCACGACGATCCTCGACGCCGTGACGTGTCGTGCGCCGGCGGGACAGGTCACCGGGCTGATCGGCCCGAACGGTTCCGGCAAGACGTCGCTGCTGTCGGCGATCGCCCGACTCACCCGCCCCTCCCGCGGGCAGATCACGATCGACGGGCAGCCTGTGAAGGCGATGAACCGGCGCGAGTTCGCGCGGACGGTCGCACTGGTGGAACAGCATTCCGCGACCGAACTCGAGCTGACGGTGGAGCAGATCGTCGAGCTCGGCGTGATTCCGCACCGGGGCGGCTGGGCCCGGCCGGCCGCCGTGGGCATGGCCGACGTGATCACCGAGAGCCTCGCCATGGCGGGAATCTCGGAGCTGCGACACCGGTTGTGGCACAGCCTGTCCGGTGGCGAGAAACAGAAGACGCAGCTCGCCCGGGCGTTTGCGCAGCGCCCCTGCGTGTTGCTGCTGGACGAGCCGACCAACCACCTCGACGTCTCCGCGTCGCTCGAACTGCTCGATCTGATTCGCCGCCGCGGCCTCACGACCGTGGCCGCCATGCACGACCTGAACCTGGCGGCGATGTACTGCGACCACCTCGTGGTGCTCAGCGGAGGCACCGTCGTCACCGAGGGCGCGCCCGAGGTCGTGCTCACCGAGGAACTACTCGCGGACGTCTACGGACTCGACGCGATCGTGCAGCCCCATCCCCGCACCGGGCGCCCCATGGTGGTGCTGTGCAGCGCCGCCATGGATGTCGAAAGGTCTTCGCCATGA
- a CDS encoding S9 family peptidase, with translation MSASTPPVAKRVPFERTHHGDTFVDHYEWLRDKEDPEVIEYLEAENAYTAQQLEHLEPLREKVFQEIKSRTQETDMSVPTRLGQWWYYSRTVEGKQYGVHCRCPIAGQDDWTPPELSADTAIDGEQVLLDGNAEAEGHEFFSLGAFSVSHDGTLLAYAVDVIGDERYTLRFKNLVTGEMLADEIPNTAPGATWAIDHQHVFYLTVDESWRPDTVWRHKLGTRPDQDVRVFHEPDERYWVSVGSTRSEKYLMIWLGSKVTTEGWILESANPEGDFRVILPRREGVEYAAEHAVIAGEDRFLILHNDVVDGRKAENFVLAQAPVADPNAMEILVPHRHDVRLEDIDTFADHLVLSYRRDVLTRVAIWPLTPEGYGELTEMEFAEELFSVGLGSNPEWEQPTLRIGYTSFITPSRVYDYQLATGELVLRKSQPVLGGFDPADYEQHREWAIADDGTRIPLSVVRRKGIGGDPAPTLLYGYGSYEASMDPAFSVARLSLLDRGMVFAVAHVRGGGEMGRHWYENGKTLTKKNTFTDFVACARHLIDEGRTTSEQLVADGGSAGGLLVGAVANLAPELFAGILANVPFVDPLTSILDPSLPLTVIEWDEWGNPLEDPNVYAYMRSYSPYENVEAKDYPAILAITSINDTRVLYVEPAKWVAALRSTKTGGAPLLLKTEMSAGHGGVSGRYEKWKEVAFEYAWVLETAGAS, from the coding sequence ATGAGCGCGTCGACTCCGCCGGTCGCCAAGCGGGTGCCGTTCGAGCGCACCCATCACGGGGACACGTTCGTCGACCACTACGAGTGGTTGCGGGACAAGGAGGACCCGGAGGTCATCGAGTACCTCGAGGCGGAGAACGCATACACCGCGCAACAACTCGAGCACCTGGAGCCGTTGCGCGAGAAGGTCTTCCAGGAGATCAAGTCGCGCACGCAGGAAACCGACATGTCGGTGCCGACGCGTCTCGGCCAGTGGTGGTACTACTCCCGTACGGTCGAGGGCAAGCAGTACGGCGTCCACTGCAGGTGCCCGATCGCCGGACAGGACGACTGGACCCCGCCCGAGCTGTCCGCCGACACGGCGATCGACGGCGAACAGGTCCTCCTCGACGGCAACGCCGAGGCCGAGGGGCACGAGTTCTTCTCGCTCGGCGCGTTCTCGGTGAGTCACGACGGCACGCTGCTCGCGTACGCGGTGGACGTGATCGGCGACGAGCGGTACACGCTGCGGTTCAAGAACCTCGTCACCGGTGAGATGCTCGCCGACGAGATCCCGAACACCGCGCCGGGTGCGACGTGGGCCATCGACCACCAGCACGTCTTCTACCTGACGGTGGACGAGTCGTGGCGACCGGACACGGTGTGGCGGCACAAGCTCGGCACCCGACCGGACCAGGACGTGCGGGTCTTCCACGAGCCGGACGAGCGCTACTGGGTGTCGGTCGGATCCACCCGCAGCGAGAAGTACCTGATGATCTGGCTCGGATCGAAGGTCACCACCGAGGGCTGGATCCTCGAGTCCGCGAACCCCGAGGGCGACTTCCGGGTGATCCTGCCGCGACGCGAGGGCGTCGAGTACGCGGCCGAGCACGCCGTGATCGCGGGCGAGGACCGGTTCCTCATCCTGCACAACGACGTCGTCGACGGACGGAAGGCCGAGAACTTCGTCCTGGCGCAGGCTCCGGTCGCGGATCCGAACGCGATGGAGATCCTCGTTCCGCACCGCCACGACGTGCGGCTCGAGGACATCGACACGTTCGCCGACCACCTGGTCCTCAGCTACCGCCGCGACGTGCTGACGCGGGTGGCCATCTGGCCGCTCACTCCCGAGGGCTACGGCGAGCTCACCGAGATGGAGTTCGCCGAGGAACTGTTCTCGGTCGGTCTCGGTTCCAACCCGGAGTGGGAGCAGCCGACGCTGCGGATCGGCTACACGTCGTTCATCACCCCGTCGCGGGTGTACGACTACCAGCTGGCGACCGGTGAACTGGTCCTGCGCAAGTCGCAGCCGGTCCTGGGCGGGTTCGATCCCGCCGACTACGAGCAGCACCGCGAGTGGGCCATCGCCGACGACGGCACCCGCATCCCGCTGTCGGTGGTGCGGCGCAAGGGAATCGGCGGAGATCCGGCACCCACGCTGCTGTACGGATACGGTTCCTACGAGGCCAGCATGGACCCGGCATTCTCGGTGGCGCGGCTGTCGCTGCTCGATCGCGGCATGGTCTTCGCGGTCGCGCACGTGCGCGGCGGCGGCGAGATGGGGCGGCACTGGTACGAGAACGGCAAGACGCTCACCAAGAAGAACACCTTCACCGACTTCGTCGCGTGCGCCCGTCATCTCATCGACGAGGGGCGCACCACGTCGGAGCAGTTGGTCGCCGACGGCGGCAGCGCGGGTGGTCTGCTGGTGGGCGCGGTTGCGAACCTCGCCCCGGAACTGTTCGCCGGGATCCTCGCGAACGTGCCGTTCGTCGACCCGCTCACGTCGATCCTGGATCCCTCGCTGCCGCTCACGGTGATCGAGTGGGACGAGTGGGGCAACCCGCTCGAGGACCCGAACGTGTACGCGTACATGCGGTCCTACAGCCCCTACGAGAACGTCGAGGCCAAGGACTACCCGGCGATCCTGGCGATCACGAGCATCAACGACACCCGGGTGCTGTATGTCGAACCGGCGAAATGGGTTGCGGCGCTGCGGTCCACGAAGACCGGCGGTGCTCCGCTCCTGCTCAAGACCGAGATGAGCGCCGGGCACGGCGGCGTCAGCGGACGCTACGAGAAGTGGAAGGAAGTCGCGTTCGAGTACGCATGGGTGCTCGAGACCGCGGGCGCTTCCTGA
- a CDS encoding FecCD family ABC transporter permease, translated as MSVTTRVPARVAAMPAAGWSAVLVALLLVSCAAGVAIGAADLSIGTVLQAIGGRLGIGDGTDLLTTHIVVDLRMPRVLAAAAIGAGLALCGAVLQSLTGNQLADPYLLGMSGGASLGAVLSLTTGATAVGALGFGAVSSTAFVGALGSLLLVFAIATSRSGALMPNRLVLAGIAVGQLTAALTSALVMLGDRDAARRVLDWTLGSVAGVRWSGLISILIVLALTTTVMLAHSRVLDSFAFGERAAASLGTDVERSRWVLYATASLCTAALVAQAGIIGFVGLVVPHAARMLVGPLHARLLPAVALLGALLLVWADIAARTVLPGRELPISVVTAVVGVPAFVWLLRRRGAQA; from the coding sequence ATGAGCGTGACGACCCGGGTGCCGGCCCGGGTTGCTGCGATGCCCGCGGCCGGCTGGTCGGCGGTGCTGGTCGCGCTGCTCCTGGTGAGTTGCGCGGCCGGCGTCGCGATCGGTGCGGCCGATCTGTCGATCGGCACCGTGCTGCAGGCGATCGGCGGTCGACTCGGGATCGGCGACGGCACCGACCTGCTCACCACGCACATCGTCGTCGATCTGCGGATGCCGCGGGTGCTGGCGGCCGCGGCGATCGGCGCCGGCCTCGCGCTCTGCGGCGCCGTGCTGCAATCGCTGACCGGAAACCAGCTGGCCGATCCATACCTGCTCGGCATGTCCGGGGGCGCGTCGCTCGGCGCGGTCCTGTCCCTCACCACCGGCGCGACAGCCGTGGGCGCGTTGGGTTTCGGCGCCGTCTCGTCCACCGCGTTCGTCGGCGCACTCGGAAGCCTGCTGCTGGTGTTCGCCATCGCGACGTCCCGGTCCGGTGCGCTGATGCCCAATCGCCTCGTCCTCGCCGGAATCGCGGTGGGGCAACTCACGGCAGCCTTGACGTCGGCCCTGGTGATGCTCGGAGACCGGGACGCGGCGCGCCGGGTGCTGGACTGGACCCTGGGCTCGGTGGCCGGCGTGCGGTGGTCGGGCCTGATCAGCATTCTGATCGTCCTCGCACTGACCACGACCGTCATGCTCGCCCACAGCCGGGTGCTGGACTCGTTCGCGTTCGGTGAACGGGCCGCCGCGAGCCTCGGCACCGACGTCGAACGCTCCCGCTGGGTGCTGTACGCGACCGCGTCGCTGTGCACGGCGGCGCTCGTCGCGCAGGCCGGGATCATAGGCTTCGTCGGGCTCGTCGTGCCGCATGCGGCCCGCATGCTCGTCGGACCGCTGCACGCCCGCCTGCTTCCCGCCGTGGCCCTCCTGGGCGCACTGCTGCTGGTGTGGGCCGACATCGCGGCCCGCACCGTACTACCGGGACGCGAATTGCCGATCAGCGTCGTCACCGCCGTCGTGGGAGTCCCGGCGTTCGTGTGGCTGCTCCGCCGACGAGGAGCGCAGGCATGA
- a CDS encoding aldehyde dehydrogenase family protein, which yields MTTDEVETRAIDSDTTDAITGVVAGLRDIHASGRTRTARWRIEQLRGIERMLDEREDEITRALAEDLGRDPFESWMTDILDLKIEARHARKHLRRWMRNRPQLLPLNQMPALGWVQYEPLGVVLVIGAWNVPVLVTLGPLINAVSAGNCVVVKPSELVPASSRLLARMLPEYVDPKAVAVVEGDGRTTQALLAQGFDHAVFTGGTEIARKILAGAAPHLTPVTLELGGKDPVIVMDDADLAVAARRIAWTKVFASGQACLEADYVLAARTVRDELVQHLVHSLEEFRSEGSPRGLRIVNKRQFDRLAGYLAGTRARVAYGGGCDRATLTVEPTVLVDPSPDEPIMREEIFGPILPVLAVDSLDEAIDFVKARPKPLASYIFTKSPRTRRRFLSEISSGAAVVNHLAYHVVAPQLPLGGVGSSGMGRYHGRWGFEELSHRKAVLVKPFRPDPRFAYPPYGDRARKLIRRLYRA from the coding sequence ATGACCACCGACGAGGTAGAGACCCGCGCAATCGATTCGGATACCACTGACGCAATCACCGGCGTCGTTGCCGGGCTACGAGATATCCACGCGAGCGGACGCACCAGAACCGCGCGGTGGCGGATCGAGCAACTGCGCGGCATCGAACGAATGCTGGACGAGCGCGAGGACGAGATCACCCGCGCCCTCGCCGAGGATCTGGGTCGCGATCCCTTCGAGTCCTGGATGACCGACATTCTCGACCTGAAAATCGAGGCCAGGCATGCTCGTAAACACCTGCGACGATGGATGCGCAACCGACCGCAACTGCTGCCGCTGAATCAGATGCCGGCGTTGGGATGGGTGCAGTACGAACCGCTCGGCGTGGTGCTCGTCATCGGCGCCTGGAATGTCCCGGTGCTGGTCACGCTGGGACCGCTGATCAATGCCGTGTCGGCGGGGAACTGTGTGGTGGTCAAGCCATCCGAACTCGTCCCCGCATCGTCGCGATTGCTGGCCCGCATGCTCCCCGAGTACGTCGATCCCAAGGCCGTCGCGGTGGTCGAGGGCGACGGTCGGACCACCCAAGCCCTGCTCGCACAGGGATTCGATCACGCGGTCTTCACCGGCGGCACCGAGATCGCCCGCAAGATCCTCGCCGGGGCCGCGCCGCACCTGACGCCGGTGACCCTCGAACTCGGCGGCAAGGATCCGGTGATCGTCATGGACGACGCGGACCTCGCCGTCGCCGCCCGCCGCATCGCCTGGACCAAGGTTTTCGCCTCCGGGCAAGCCTGCCTCGAGGCCGACTACGTCTTGGCGGCGCGTACCGTCCGGGACGAGCTGGTACAGCACCTGGTCCACAGCCTCGAAGAGTTCCGTTCGGAGGGATCACCGCGGGGCCTGCGCATCGTCAACAAACGCCAGTTCGACCGACTGGCCGGGTACCTCGCCGGCACCAGGGCGAGGGTTGCGTACGGCGGCGGTTGCGATCGGGCGACACTGACCGTCGAGCCGACCGTGCTGGTGGACCCGAGCCCCGACGAACCGATCATGCGGGAGGAGATCTTCGGGCCGATCCTGCCGGTGCTCGCCGTCGACTCGTTGGACGAGGCCATCGATTTCGTGAAGGCACGACCGAAGCCGCTCGCCTCCTACATCTTCACGAAGTCGCCGCGGACGCGCCGCCGGTTCCTCTCCGAGATCAGCTCCGGCGCAGCGGTGGTCAATCATCTCGCCTACCACGTCGTCGCACCCCAGCTCCCGCTCGGCGGCGTCGGCTCCAGCGGCATGGGGCGGTACCACGGCCGGTGGGGCTTCGAAGAGCTCAGCCACCGGAAGGCCGTGCTGGTCAAGCCGTTCCGACCCGATCCCCGCTTCGCCTACCCACCCTACGGCGACCGGGCGCGCAAGCTGATCCGGCGGCTGTACCGGGCCTGA
- a CDS encoding ABC transporter substrate-binding protein has translation MRTHVTPRIVAATAITIASALTLSACGGSSNSDAAAASISLQNCGRTVTMPGPAERGVTLNQGATESALSIGAQDRMVGTAYLDDVVAPQWQAAYAQVPVLDEKSYPSREALLETKPDLVLASYSSAFGDKGVGSQESFDELGIATYVSPFGCKDKSKRPPVAWDSIATEITDYGTLFGHEAEAQSQAAQMRETLAGVEAAAPAKGRTIFWYDSKTTTPYVGGNAGGPQLIIDAVGGSNIFAGINGAWADGSWETVLKANPDVIVLADASWDTAEAKKEYLRNDPALKDLKAVRDNAFVVVPFSTTTPGPRLIEGASLVAGQLGGERA, from the coding sequence TTGCGCACCCACGTCACGCCGCGGATCGTCGCGGCCACGGCGATCACGATCGCCTCTGCTCTCACCCTGTCCGCCTGCGGCGGATCGTCGAACTCGGACGCCGCCGCCGCGTCGATCTCCCTGCAGAACTGCGGTCGCACCGTCACCATGCCCGGGCCCGCCGAGCGCGGCGTCACCCTCAATCAGGGTGCCACCGAGTCGGCGCTGTCGATCGGCGCGCAGGACCGGATGGTCGGCACCGCATACCTCGACGACGTCGTCGCGCCGCAGTGGCAGGCCGCGTACGCGCAGGTCCCGGTGCTCGACGAGAAGAGCTACCCCAGCCGCGAGGCACTGCTCGAGACCAAGCCGGACCTGGTACTGGCGTCGTACTCGAGCGCGTTCGGCGACAAGGGCGTCGGCTCGCAGGAGTCGTTCGACGAACTCGGCATCGCCACCTACGTCTCCCCGTTCGGCTGCAAGGACAAGTCGAAGCGGCCGCCCGTCGCGTGGGATTCGATCGCTACCGAGATCACCGACTACGGCACCCTGTTCGGCCACGAGGCCGAGGCGCAGTCCCAGGCCGCCCAGATGCGCGAGACCCTCGCGGGCGTCGAGGCCGCTGCCCCGGCGAAGGGCAGGACCATCTTCTGGTACGACAGCAAGACCACCACGCCGTACGTCGGGGGCAACGCCGGCGGACCCCAGCTGATCATCGACGCGGTCGGCGGCTCCAACATCTTCGCCGGCATCAACGGCGCGTGGGCCGACGGCAGCTGGGAGACGGTGCTGAAGGCGAACCCGGACGTCATCGTCCTGGCCGACGCCTCGTGGGACACGGCCGAGGCGAAGAAGGAGTACCTCCGCAACGATCCGGCACTGAAGGATCTGAAGGCCGTGCGTGACAACGCCTTCGTCGTGGTGCCGTTCTCGACGACCACCCCCGGCCCGCGGCTGATCGAAGGCGCGAGCCTGGTGGCCGGGCAACTAGGCGGCGAACGGGCATGA
- a CDS encoding SelT/SelW/SelH family protein: MTTAAPRVTITYCTQCNWLLRAGWMAQELLNTFGTELGEVAMIPGTGGIFQVTAGETLVWDRKRDSGFPDIVTLKKLVRDAVVPDRDLGHADRKHND; the protein is encoded by the coding sequence ATGACGACCGCCGCGCCCCGCGTCACCATCACATACTGCACTCAATGCAACTGGCTGCTCCGGGCCGGGTGGATGGCGCAGGAACTGTTGAACACCTTCGGCACCGAACTGGGCGAGGTGGCAATGATTCCCGGTACCGGCGGGATCTTCCAAGTCACCGCAGGCGAGACACTGGTATGGGATCGCAAGCGCGACAGCGGGTTTCCCGACATCGTGACACTCAAGAAATTGGTGCGTGACGCGGTCGTTCCGGACCGGGATCTCGGGCACGCAGATCGCAAGCACAACGACTGA
- a CDS encoding MDR family MFS transporter translates to MATGTTVAARASVGLRSERGPILLSLMLSTSLVALDSTIIATAVLTIVGDLGGFTQFPWLFSIYLLAQAVSVPIYGKLADMFGRKPVMHLGIALFAVGSLLCGVAWSMPALIVFRAIQGLGAGAVQPMSMTIAGDIYTVAERAKVQAYIASVWAMSAVLGPTLGGVFSEYLSWRWIFLVNLPLCVLAAWMLQRKFTENTTKRTNTGTRPRTDYAGAVLLTTGATLVILGLLEGGQAWAWVSPAGIGVFVAGTALLIAFVLVERRAADPILPLHMLTRRVLVASSLASMAVGAIVTGLTSYVPTFVQGALGTGALVAGFALAVLSIGWPLAASQAGRLYLRVGFRTTPLIGSALVLAGSVLLTLLSSASAVWHVGAVAFVIGSGLGLIATPTLIAAQSSVDWSERGVVTSTNMFARSIGSAVGVAVFGALVNSRVGDVAEPNPTDLAGAIHLVFLGVLGVAVLLTLSSALMPKTPKPSTY, encoded by the coding sequence ATGGCGACCGGCACGACCGTCGCAGCCAGGGCATCGGTAGGACTGCGTTCGGAGCGCGGCCCGATCCTGCTGTCCCTGATGCTCAGCACGTCCCTGGTCGCGCTCGACAGCACGATCATCGCGACCGCGGTGCTCACGATCGTCGGCGACCTGGGCGGCTTCACCCAGTTCCCGTGGCTGTTCTCGATCTATCTGCTGGCGCAGGCCGTGTCGGTGCCGATCTACGGCAAGCTCGCCGACATGTTCGGGCGCAAGCCGGTCATGCACCTGGGCATCGCGCTGTTCGCGGTCGGGTCGCTGCTGTGCGGCGTCGCGTGGAGCATGCCCGCGCTCATCGTGTTCCGGGCGATCCAGGGCCTGGGCGCCGGCGCGGTGCAGCCGATGAGCATGACGATCGCCGGCGACATCTACACCGTGGCCGAACGCGCCAAGGTGCAGGCGTACATCGCCAGTGTGTGGGCCATGTCGGCGGTGCTGGGTCCGACGCTCGGCGGGGTGTTCTCCGAGTACCTGTCGTGGCGGTGGATCTTCCTGGTCAACCTTCCGCTGTGTGTGCTCGCGGCGTGGATGCTGCAGCGCAAGTTCACCGAGAACACGACGAAGCGAACGAACACCGGCACCCGGCCGCGCACCGACTACGCGGGCGCGGTCCTGCTCACGACGGGCGCGACGCTGGTGATCCTCGGACTGCTCGAGGGCGGCCAGGCGTGGGCGTGGGTGTCCCCGGCCGGCATCGGTGTCTTCGTGGCCGGCACCGCTCTCCTGATCGCGTTCGTCCTCGTCGAGCGCCGCGCCGCGGATCCGATCCTGCCGCTGCACATGCTCACCCGCCGGGTCCTGGTCGCGAGCAGCCTGGCGTCGATGGCGGTCGGCGCGATCGTGACGGGCCTGACGTCCTACGTGCCGACCTTCGTGCAGGGGGCGCTCGGCACGGGCGCACTGGTCGCGGGCTTCGCGCTGGCGGTGCTCAGCATCGGCTGGCCGCTCGCCGCGTCGCAGGCCGGACGTTTGTACCTGCGCGTCGGTTTCCGCACCACCCCGTTGATCGGCAGCGCCCTGGTGCTCGCCGGGTCGGTGCTGCTGACGCTGCTGTCGTCCGCGTCCGCGGTGTGGCACGTCGGAGCCGTCGCCTTCGTCATCGGGTCGGGCCTGGGCCTGATCGCCACGCCGACACTGATCGCGGCACAGTCCAGCGTCGACTGGAGCGAACGCGGGGTGGTGACGTCGACCAACATGTTCGCCCGCTCGATCGGCAGCGCCGTCGGTGTCGCGGTGTTCGGCGCCCTCGTCAACTCGCGTGTCGGCGACGTCGCCGAACCGAATCCGACCGATCTCGCCGGCGCGATCCACCTCGTCTTCCTCGGTGTCCTCGGTGTGGCCGTGCTGCTGACGCTGTCGTCGGCGCTGATGCCGAAGACGCCGAAACCGTCCACGTACTGA